One Epinephelus moara isolate mb chromosome 20, YSFRI_EMoa_1.0, whole genome shotgun sequence genomic window carries:
- the isl2a gene encoding insulin gene enhancer protein isl-2a isoform X1, producing the protein MAPSPRTNRGPGLQTSLVEDLCFLSTSRWRNTSLSSSQGRDGLLCRSSPPSIGLHWAYFSCMVDILLNTSFLDDMGDHSKKKSGIAMCVGCGSQIHDQYILRVSPDLEWHAACLKCAECSQYLDETCTCFVRDGKTYCKRDYARLFGIKCAKCNMGFCSSDLVMRARDNVYHMECFRCSVCSRHLLPGDEFSLRDDELLCRADHGLLVERASAGSPLSPGSIHTRPLHISEPVSVRHPPHHRNHVHKQSEKTTRVRTVLNEKQLHTLRTCYNANPRPDALMKEQLVEMTGLSPRVIRVWFQNKRCKDKKRSILMKQLQSQQHSDKTNLQGLTGTPLVAGSPIRHDNTVQGNPVEVQTYQPPWKTLSDFALQSDLDQPAFQQLVSFSESGSLGNSSGSDVTSLSSQLPDTPNSMVPSPVDT; encoded by the exons ATGGCACCCTCTCCCCGGACCAACAGAGGTCCAGGTTTGCAGACGTCACTGGTCGAGgatctttgttttctctccacCTCTCGGTGGAGGAATACAAGTTTATCATCCAGCCAGGGACGGGACGGTCTCCTCTGccgctcctctcctccatctatCGGCTTGCACTGGGCTTATTTCTCCTGTATGGTGGATATCCTGCTCAACACTTCTTTCTTGGATGATATGGGGGATCATTCAAAAA AGAAGTCGGGAATCGCAATGTGTGTGGGCTGTGGAAGTCAGATACACGACCAGTACATCCTGAGAGTCTCCCCGGACCTGGAATGGCATGCAGCCTGCCTCAAGTGTGCAGAGTGCAGCCAGTACCTGGACGAGACCTGCACTTGCTTCGTCCGAGACGGGAAGACTTACTGTAAAAGAGATTATGCAAG GTTATTTGGCATCAAATGTGCAAAGTGTAACATGGGCTTCTGCAGCAGCGACCTGGTGATGAGAGCCCGGGACAATGTGTATCACATGGAATGTTTTCGGTGCTCGGTGTGCAGCCGTCACCTCCTGCCGGGCGACGAGTTCTCTCTGCGGGACGATGAGCTGCTGTGTCGGGCGGATCACGGCTTGCTGGTGGAGCGGGCCTCTGCAGGGAGCCCGCTCAGCCCGGGGAGCATACACACCAGACCGCTGCACATCTCAG aACCGGTTTCGGTCCGGCATCCTCCCCATCACCGGAACCACGTCCACAAGCAGTCCGAGAAGACGACCCGGGTCCGGACGGTGCTGAACGAGAAGCAGCTCCACACCCTGCGGACCTGCTACAACGCCAACCCGCGACCGGACGCTCTGATGAAGGAGCAGCTGGTGGAGATGACCGGCCTGAGCCCCAGGGTGATCCGGGTCTGGTTTCAGAACAAGCGCTGCAAAGACAAGAAGAGGTCCATCCTGATGAAGCAGCTTCAATCACAGCAACACAGCGACAAAACT AATCTGCAGGGCCTGACAGGCACACCTCTGGTGGCAGGCAGTCCCATCCGGCACGACAACACCGTGCAGGGGAATCCAGTGGAGGTGCAGACCTACCAGCCACCGTGGAAAACTCTCAGCGACTTCGCCCTGCAGAGCGACCTGGACCAGCCCGCCTTCCAACAGCTG GTGTCCTTCTCTGAGTCGGGCTCTCTGGGCAACTCCTCGGGCAGCGATGTGACCTCCCTGTCGTCTCAGTTACCGGACACACCGAACAGCATGGTGCCGAGTCCCGTCGACACGTGA
- the isl2a gene encoding insulin gene enhancer protein isl-2a isoform X2, whose amino-acid sequence MAPSPRTNRGPGLQTSLVEDLCFLSTSRWRNTSLSSSQGRDGLLCRSSPPSIGLHWAYFSCMVDILLNTSFLDDMGDHSKKKSGIAMCVGCGSQIHDQYILRVSPDLEWHAACLKCAECSQYLDETCTCFVRDGKTYCKRDYASSDLVMRARDNVYHMECFRCSVCSRHLLPGDEFSLRDDELLCRADHGLLVERASAGSPLSPGSIHTRPLHISEPVSVRHPPHHRNHVHKQSEKTTRVRTVLNEKQLHTLRTCYNANPRPDALMKEQLVEMTGLSPRVIRVWFQNKRCKDKKRSILMKQLQSQQHSDKTNLQGLTGTPLVAGSPIRHDNTVQGNPVEVQTYQPPWKTLSDFALQSDLDQPAFQQLVSFSESGSLGNSSGSDVTSLSSQLPDTPNSMVPSPVDT is encoded by the exons ATGGCACCCTCTCCCCGGACCAACAGAGGTCCAGGTTTGCAGACGTCACTGGTCGAGgatctttgttttctctccacCTCTCGGTGGAGGAATACAAGTTTATCATCCAGCCAGGGACGGGACGGTCTCCTCTGccgctcctctcctccatctatCGGCTTGCACTGGGCTTATTTCTCCTGTATGGTGGATATCCTGCTCAACACTTCTTTCTTGGATGATATGGGGGATCATTCAAAAA AGAAGTCGGGAATCGCAATGTGTGTGGGCTGTGGAAGTCAGATACACGACCAGTACATCCTGAGAGTCTCCCCGGACCTGGAATGGCATGCAGCCTGCCTCAAGTGTGCAGAGTGCAGCCAGTACCTGGACGAGACCTGCACTTGCTTCGTCCGAGACGGGAAGACTTACTGTAAAAGAGATTATGCAAG CAGCGACCTGGTGATGAGAGCCCGGGACAATGTGTATCACATGGAATGTTTTCGGTGCTCGGTGTGCAGCCGTCACCTCCTGCCGGGCGACGAGTTCTCTCTGCGGGACGATGAGCTGCTGTGTCGGGCGGATCACGGCTTGCTGGTGGAGCGGGCCTCTGCAGGGAGCCCGCTCAGCCCGGGGAGCATACACACCAGACCGCTGCACATCTCAG aACCGGTTTCGGTCCGGCATCCTCCCCATCACCGGAACCACGTCCACAAGCAGTCCGAGAAGACGACCCGGGTCCGGACGGTGCTGAACGAGAAGCAGCTCCACACCCTGCGGACCTGCTACAACGCCAACCCGCGACCGGACGCTCTGATGAAGGAGCAGCTGGTGGAGATGACCGGCCTGAGCCCCAGGGTGATCCGGGTCTGGTTTCAGAACAAGCGCTGCAAAGACAAGAAGAGGTCCATCCTGATGAAGCAGCTTCAATCACAGCAACACAGCGACAAAACT AATCTGCAGGGCCTGACAGGCACACCTCTGGTGGCAGGCAGTCCCATCCGGCACGACAACACCGTGCAGGGGAATCCAGTGGAGGTGCAGACCTACCAGCCACCGTGGAAAACTCTCAGCGACTTCGCCCTGCAGAGCGACCTGGACCAGCCCGCCTTCCAACAGCTG GTGTCCTTCTCTGAGTCGGGCTCTCTGGGCAACTCCTCGGGCAGCGATGTGACCTCCCTGTCGTCTCAGTTACCGGACACACCGAACAGCATGGTGCCGAGTCCCGTCGACACGTGA
- the isl2a gene encoding insulin gene enhancer protein isl-2a isoform X3, which translates to MIWGIIQKSGIAMCVGCGSQIHDQYILRVSPDLEWHAACLKCAECSQYLDETCTCFVRDGKTYCKRDYARLFGIKCAKCNMGFCSSDLVMRARDNVYHMECFRCSVCSRHLLPGDEFSLRDDELLCRADHGLLVERASAGSPLSPGSIHTRPLHISEPVSVRHPPHHRNHVHKQSEKTTRVRTVLNEKQLHTLRTCYNANPRPDALMKEQLVEMTGLSPRVIRVWFQNKRCKDKKRSILMKQLQSQQHSDKTNLQGLTGTPLVAGSPIRHDNTVQGNPVEVQTYQPPWKTLSDFALQSDLDQPAFQQLVSFSESGSLGNSSGSDVTSLSSQLPDTPNSMVPSPVDT; encoded by the exons ATGATATGGGGGATCATTCAAAAA TCGGGAATCGCAATGTGTGTGGGCTGTGGAAGTCAGATACACGACCAGTACATCCTGAGAGTCTCCCCGGACCTGGAATGGCATGCAGCCTGCCTCAAGTGTGCAGAGTGCAGCCAGTACCTGGACGAGACCTGCACTTGCTTCGTCCGAGACGGGAAGACTTACTGTAAAAGAGATTATGCAAG GTTATTTGGCATCAAATGTGCAAAGTGTAACATGGGCTTCTGCAGCAGCGACCTGGTGATGAGAGCCCGGGACAATGTGTATCACATGGAATGTTTTCGGTGCTCGGTGTGCAGCCGTCACCTCCTGCCGGGCGACGAGTTCTCTCTGCGGGACGATGAGCTGCTGTGTCGGGCGGATCACGGCTTGCTGGTGGAGCGGGCCTCTGCAGGGAGCCCGCTCAGCCCGGGGAGCATACACACCAGACCGCTGCACATCTCAG aACCGGTTTCGGTCCGGCATCCTCCCCATCACCGGAACCACGTCCACAAGCAGTCCGAGAAGACGACCCGGGTCCGGACGGTGCTGAACGAGAAGCAGCTCCACACCCTGCGGACCTGCTACAACGCCAACCCGCGACCGGACGCTCTGATGAAGGAGCAGCTGGTGGAGATGACCGGCCTGAGCCCCAGGGTGATCCGGGTCTGGTTTCAGAACAAGCGCTGCAAAGACAAGAAGAGGTCCATCCTGATGAAGCAGCTTCAATCACAGCAACACAGCGACAAAACT AATCTGCAGGGCCTGACAGGCACACCTCTGGTGGCAGGCAGTCCCATCCGGCACGACAACACCGTGCAGGGGAATCCAGTGGAGGTGCAGACCTACCAGCCACCGTGGAAAACTCTCAGCGACTTCGCCCTGCAGAGCGACCTGGACCAGCCCGCCTTCCAACAGCTG GTGTCCTTCTCTGAGTCGGGCTCTCTGGGCAACTCCTCGGGCAGCGATGTGACCTCCCTGTCGTCTCAGTTACCGGACACACCGAACAGCATGGTGCCGAGTCCCGTCGACACGTGA